AAAATTATGCCTGAGTTACGGGGTTTGAGAATTAGTCTTTTTTGTATATTTTATATTTTCATGTGTTCGATAGCGATACACCGGCCCGTTCGGCGGCGTACAATTGAGGACATACTGCTTATCGTACTAATGCGCCATTCAATCGACCTAATTCCGTTTCAGCTAATTTGGTATTATACCTGGCCTGTATCAATCTATAATAAGAATCTTCCAGGCTTTGTTGGGCTATCTTTACTTCCAATATGGTAGATACGCCTTGTTTGAAACGCTCCAGGGCTACCATTGCGTTTTCTCTGGCGAGACCATTGGTTTCTTCCTCCAGTGAAGCCTGTTTTTTATAGTATTCATAATCTTCAAAGGCGTTATGAAGAGAAAGATCTACCTGGGATTTTACATTATCCAGTGTAATGTTCTGGAAATCGAAATCTATCCTGGCATTTTGTACCTGTCTTTTTACATTAAACCCATTGAAGATGGGAATAGCGGCAGTTAATCCATAGCTGAACACCCCGTTGCGGTTGAATCGTGGACTAAATGCATTGGAGGCTGCGTTGGACGTATTGCGGTTATAGTTATAGCCCGAGTTGAAACTGATTACCGGGAAATAATCGGCCTTACGTTCTTTAACCGTGAGTGCAGCGATATCTACATTCTGTTGCTGCACTTTGATTGCAGTGTTGTTATTGGCGATCTGTTGTTGCAATGCGGCAAATGATAATCCTGTTTCCAGCGGAATAGAATCAGATACGTCATAGCCGGTGGCGCCTGCCGGCACCGCCATCAGCTGATTCAGCAGGGCCTTGCTTTGCTCGATTAATGTTTGCTGACGTATATACAGCGCTTTCTGAGCGTTATAGTCCACCTTTGACTGGAGGAGATCCGTTTTAGGCGCAAGACCGGTACTGAATTTCGCATCGGAGAGTTTTACTCTTTCCTCGGAGATGGACATTTGTTCGGCAAGCGCTTTCAGCTGTTGTTTTTGCTGTACAATGTTATAATATCCCCCGATGACAGTAGCTACTGAATTCTGTACCTGATTTTTTATAGTCAGTTCCCCCAGATCCCGGATGGATGCCAGTTTCTGGCGGGTGGCGAACATTTTCAGACCATCGAACAGGGTCCAGCTCAGGGTAACGTTGCCACTGATATTGTTGCCTTTGATCCCACTGGTATCGCGCTTGCTGCCGTTTACGAATTCCTGTTTGGTAGCAGTAGTATTCCAGGTGGTACCGGCTGTTGCATTCAGTCGGGGTACAAATGCAAAATTCGCATAGGCGTAATCGTTAGCTGAGAGTTCTGCGGTGTTTCTTGCCAGCCTGATATCGAAATTGTTTTTCAGGGCCAGGTCTATCGCCTGTTCCAGGGTAAGTGCTTTCTGTTGTGCGCTGGCTTTCATTATAGCTGTGGTCAGCAGTAACAGGCAGATACTATATTTTATTATAAATGACTTCATCTTGATTATTTATGCTGTTAGGCATGGGCAGTAGCTATCTGCGTTTCTTCGCCATCTGTTTCATCTTCCTCTTCTTCATGTTTATTCATACCCCTGCGGGAGAAGAAAGTATACATCGCAGGGATTACGTATAAGGTTAATACCAGCGAGAATATGATTCCACCTACGATTACAATACCTAATGGGATACGGCTGGTAGCGGCTGCTCCGAGCGACATGGCAATCGGCAAAGCTCCCAGGGCCATGGCGAGGCTTGTCATCAGGATAGGCCGGAGGCGCATCGCGGAAGCGTGTATTACGGCATCTGCTTTTTTCAGGCCGGAATCGCGCTGATGGTTAGCAAATTCCACGATGAGGATCCCGTTTTTGGTAACCAGTCCTATCAGCATAATTACCCCGATCTGTGAAAAGATATTCCAGGTTTGATTGAATATCCACAACGACAATAAGGCGCCGGCGAAGGCCAGGGGCACGGTAAGCATGATGATCAGCGGATCTATCCAGCTTTCGAACTGTGCTGCCAGTACAAGGTAGATCAGCACCAGGGCAAGACCCAACGCAAACATCGTGTTGGAGCCACTCTCCGCATAGTCGCGGGAAGAACCGGATAATGCCGTATTGAAAGAATCGTTCAGGATGTTTTCCTTTTGCAGTTTATTATAGATCCGGTACATTTCGCTGATGCCGTCACCGATGGTTTTGCCTGGCGCGAGGCCAGCAGATACGGTGGCTGATTTGTACCGGTTAAAGTGATAGATAATAGGCGGACTGGTTTCTTCTTCGATAGACACTACGTTATCGAGCTGAATAGCCTGGCCATTGTTGTTGCGGACATAAAGATTTTCAAGATCCATAGGATCGTCGCGGTTGGCGCGGAATACCTGCCCCATTACCTGGTATTGTTTACCATTGCGGATGAAATAGCCATACCGCAGGTTACTTAATGCCAGCTGAAGTGTTTGTGAGATGTCCTGTACAGAAACGCCCAGCTGCGTAGCTTTATCACGATTGATGTGAATGCGCAGTTCAGGCTTATTGAATTTCAGGTCTACATCCGTACCCTGGAAAACAGGGCTGTTGCTTACTTCATCCATGAATTTGGGAAGTACAGCTGAGAGGGTATCGAAGTTGATATGTTCCAATACAAATGATACAGGCAGCCCGCTACGACGTCCTACCTGAATAGTTTGTTGCTCGATGGCAAATACTTTTC
The genomic region above belongs to Chitinophaga sp. 180180018-3 and contains:
- a CDS encoding TolC family protein yields the protein MKSFIIKYSICLLLLTTAIMKASAQQKALTLEQAIDLALKNNFDIRLARNTAELSANDYAYANFAFVPRLNATAGTTWNTTATKQEFVNGSKRDTSGIKGNNISGNVTLSWTLFDGLKMFATRQKLASIRDLGELTIKNQVQNSVATVIGGYYNIVQQKQQLKALAEQMSISEERVKLSDAKFSTGLAPKTDLLQSKVDYNAQKALYIRQQTLIEQSKALLNQLMAVPAGATGYDVSDSIPLETGLSFAALQQQIANNNTAIKVQQQNVDIAALTVKERKADYFPVISFNSGYNYNRNTSNAASNAFSPRFNRNGVFSYGLTAAIPIFNGFNVKRQVQNARIDFDFQNITLDNVKSQVDLSLHNAFEDYEYYKKQASLEEETNGLARENAMVALERFKQGVSTILEVKIAQQSLEDSYYRLIQARYNTKLAETELGRLNGALVR